From Nematostella vectensis chromosome 14, jaNemVect1.1, whole genome shotgun sequence, a single genomic window includes:
- the LOC5505111 gene encoding uncharacterized protein LOC5505111 isoform X1 gives MNGYIRAVLAVFLVLVGQALDSIKYGAVFAQLTRERIDFACEDSSVEIFCSYGTGIKVLRAQYGRELRESALCQDNTKKITECSLMDVTDIIKGMCTDLKRCSVPVNNAVLGDLCPGVYKYFKLIYECKILPAFLSTTSKDITTAIRVISSRSEQHHEATRANTQESKKILPTTTPTPYVPTTPRDMITTKHANRSSTEPPEVHRMKTEDPNIYDREVFQPRNSANSFGRDLFSMYQVGLVGITVFFFDLLSKSAWWIL, from the exons GAGCGGTGTTTGCGCAGTTAACCCGAGAGAGGATTGACTTTGCATGTGAGGACTCAAGTGTCGAGATTTTCTGCTCGTATGGTACGGGCATCAAAGTCCTGCGCGCTCAGTACGGACGAGAGCTGAGAGAAAGTGCTCTTTGCCAGGATAACACCAAAAAAATTACCGAGTGTAGCCTGATGGATGTTACTGACATCATTAAGGGCATGTGTACCGACCTGAAACGATGCTCCGTCCCTGTGAATAACGCGGTCTTGGGAGACTTGTGCCCTGGCGTGTACAAGTACTTTAAACTGATTTACGAGTGCA aaatattgccTGCGTTTCTATCAACAACGTCTAAAGACATCACAACGGCTATCCGTGTTATCAGCTCAAGATCCGAGCAACACCATGAGGCCACCAGAGCAAACACCCAAGAGTCTAAGA AAATATTGCCGACAACCACGCCGACCCCCTATGTGCCCACCACACCACGTGACATGATCACGACAAAGCACGCAAACCGATCGAGTACCGAACCACCCGAGGTCCACCGAATGAAAACCGAAGACCCGAACATTTACGACCGGGAAGTGTTTCAACCGAGAAACAGCGCAAACTCATTCGGAAGAGACCTTTTTAGCATGtatcaagttggacttgttGGTATTACAGTATTCTTTTTTGATTTGTTGTCGAAGAGCGCCTGGTGGATCTTATAG
- the LOC5505111 gene encoding uncharacterized protein LOC5505111 isoform X2: MCRCFWVRKQPGAVFAQLTRERIDFACEDSSVEIFCSYGTGIKVLRAQYGRELRESALCQDNTKKITECSLMDVTDIIKGMCTDLKRCSVPVNNAVLGDLCPGVYKYFKLIYECKILPAFLSTTSKDITTAIRVISSRSEQHHEATRANTQESKKILPTTTPTPYVPTTPRDMITTKHANRSSTEPPEVHRMKTEDPNIYDREVFQPRNSANSFGRDLFSMYQVGLVGITVFFFDLLSKSAWWIL; this comes from the exons GAGCGGTGTTTGCGCAGTTAACCCGAGAGAGGATTGACTTTGCATGTGAGGACTCAAGTGTCGAGATTTTCTGCTCGTATGGTACGGGCATCAAAGTCCTGCGCGCTCAGTACGGACGAGAGCTGAGAGAAAGTGCTCTTTGCCAGGATAACACCAAAAAAATTACCGAGTGTAGCCTGATGGATGTTACTGACATCATTAAGGGCATGTGTACCGACCTGAAACGATGCTCCGTCCCTGTGAATAACGCGGTCTTGGGAGACTTGTGCCCTGGCGTGTACAAGTACTTTAAACTGATTTACGAGTGCA aaatattgccTGCGTTTCTATCAACAACGTCTAAAGACATCACAACGGCTATCCGTGTTATCAGCTCAAGATCCGAGCAACACCATGAGGCCACCAGAGCAAACACCCAAGAGTCTAAGA AAATATTGCCGACAACCACGCCGACCCCCTATGTGCCCACCACACCACGTGACATGATCACGACAAAGCACGCAAACCGATCGAGTACCGAACCACCCGAGGTCCACCGAATGAAAACCGAAGACCCGAACATTTACGACCGGGAAGTGTTTCAACCGAGAAACAGCGCAAACTCATTCGGAAGAGACCTTTTTAGCATGtatcaagttggacttgttGGTATTACAGTATTCTTTTTTGATTTGTTGTCGAAGAGCGCCTGGTGGATCTTATAG
- the LOC5505101 gene encoding uncharacterized protein LOC5505101 isoform X1, which yields MKLSSRGSILSSVERGMSVKDLGWVVVVLMSAGMTLSQVPTIMILPTLRDDPINTKFACEYGVATILCDDNRLIEITEIFYGRKKDHGAICVKSVDSEIMDCKMDSQKTKNRLAKMRRDCDGKPACASIVSGDFGDPGDCPGVSKYLRVIYYCVKPPTTPTPTQLSTEVPEVQGGEASGVSGPRTLCPDGYVEGIEPKECILAPLPPKKCNRTKEEGGVVFYKRKSGGQGTTVSMAIVTMVMIAMAMFV from the exons ATGAAACTCTCGTCAAGAGGTTCAATTCTATCCAG tGTGGAACGAGGTATGTCTGTAAAAGATTTAGGCTGGGTTGTTGTCGTTTTGATGTCGGCAGGAATGACCCTCTCACAGGTGCCAACAATAATGATAC TGCCAACTTTGCGTGACGATCCCATTAACACCAAGTTCGCCTGCGAGTACGGTGTCGCCACCATTCTGTGTGACGATAACCGCTTGATTGAGATAACTGAGATTTTCTACGGACGCAAGAAGGATCATGGGGCCATCTGCGTGAAATCTGTTGATAGTGAAATAATGGACTGTAAGATGGACAGCCAGAAAACAAAG AACAGGCTAGCCAAGATGAGAAGGGACTGTGATGGCAAGCCTGCATGTGCTTCGATAGTCAGCGGGGATTTCGGGGATCCTGGCGACTGCCCGGGTGTGTCAAAGTACCTCCGTGTCATCTACTATTGTG TGAAACCTCCTACGACTCCGACCCCAACTCAGCTGTCTACAGAGGTACCGGAAGTGCAGGGTGGAGAAGCGTCCGGTGTGTCCGGCCCACGTACTTTATGTCCGGACGGATACGTGGAGGGAATCGAACCAAAAGAATGCATCctagcacccctcccccctaagaAGTGCAATCGTACCAAGGAGGAGGGGGGTGTGGTTTTCTATAAAAGGAAGAGTGGAGGGCAGGGAACGACGGTCTCAATGGCGATTGTTACCATGGTAATGATTGCAATGGCAATGTTCGTGTGA
- the LOC5505101 gene encoding uncharacterized protein LOC5505101 isoform X2, with product MYLEDQNKVPTLRDDPINTKFACEYGVATILCDDNRLIEITEIFYGRKKDHGAICVKSVDSEIMDCKMDSQKTKNRLAKMRRDCDGKPACASIVSGDFGDPGDCPGVSKYLRVIYYCVKPPTTPTPTQLSTEVPEVQGGEASGVSGPRTLCPDGYVEGIEPKECILAPLPPKKCNRTKEEGGVVFYKRKSGGQGTTVSMAIVTMVMIAMAMFV from the exons atgtacctggaggatcagaataaag TGCCAACTTTGCGTGACGATCCCATTAACACCAAGTTCGCCTGCGAGTACGGTGTCGCCACCATTCTGTGTGACGATAACCGCTTGATTGAGATAACTGAGATTTTCTACGGACGCAAGAAGGATCATGGGGCCATCTGCGTGAAATCTGTTGATAGTGAAATAATGGACTGTAAGATGGACAGCCAGAAAACAAAG AACAGGCTAGCCAAGATGAGAAGGGACTGTGATGGCAAGCCTGCATGTGCTTCGATAGTCAGCGGGGATTTCGGGGATCCTGGCGACTGCCCGGGTGTGTCAAAGTACCTCCGTGTCATCTACTATTGTG TGAAACCTCCTACGACTCCGACCCCAACTCAGCTGTCTACAGAGGTACCGGAAGTGCAGGGTGGAGAAGCGTCCGGTGTGTCCGGCCCACGTACTTTATGTCCGGACGGATACGTGGAGGGAATCGAACCAAAAGAATGCATCctagcacccctcccccctaagaAGTGCAATCGTACCAAGGAGGAGGGGGGTGTGGTTTTCTATAAAAGGAAGAGTGGAGGGCAGGGAACGACGGTCTCAATGGCGATTGTTACCATGGTAATGATTGCAATGGCAATGTTCGTGTGA